A window of Solanum stenotomum isolate F172 chromosome 3, ASM1918654v1, whole genome shotgun sequence contains these coding sequences:
- the LOC125858148 gene encoding alanine--tRNA ligase-like, with protein MGDTGPCGPCTEIHFDRIGNRDAASFVNNDDPTVIEIWNLVFIQFNREADGSLKPLPAKHVDTGMGFERLTSILQNKMSNYDTDVFLPIFDAIQKATGARPYSGKVGADDVDNIDMAYRVVADHIRTLSFAIADGSCPGNEGREYVLRRILRRAVRYGTEVLKAQQGFFSSLVKVVVEVMGDVFPELKQREAHIRDIIADEETSFGRTLLHGIEKFKKAAQEVQGKQFSGQEAFVLWDTYGFPLDLTQLMAEERGLVVDVDGFNVAMDAARERSRNAQSKNAGGAIAMDADATAALHKKGVAATNDIFKFTWSQDHESEIKAIYTGSEFLESAAAGDEVGIILESTSFYAEQGGQIYYTGSLESPSGAFQVCNVQIYGGFILHIGSFSGQAHKFSVGDKVICKVDYNRRTLIAPNHTCTHMLNFALKEVLGDHIDQKGSIVLPEKLRFDFSHGKPVKPEELRKIESIVNEQIKSELDVYSKEAKLSDAKSIKGLRAVFGEVYPDPVRIVSIGQKVEDLLANPENEEWSSYSAELCGGTHISNTREAKAFALMSEEGIAKGIRRVTAVTTYRAFEATDLASSLEQKVNEAFQTDESLLEEKVTSLNATAERAQIPTVMKTDLKAKLSVLQNQVIKAKKKIAAENIQKAVRAASEMAEAAASGGKAYCILQIGVGLDTAAVREAVVKVMEQKGMAVLVFSKDEAANKVLVCAGVPEKGDKCQQLNVKDWLNAALKPLGGKGGGGKGGLAQGQATDISKVDEAMDVAASFAAMKLN; from the exons ATGGGTGATACTGGACCTTGCGGACCCTGCACCGAAATACACTTTGATAGAATCGGGAATCGTGATGCTGCATCATTTGTTAATAATGATGATCCCACTGTGATTGAGATATGGAACCTTGTCTTTATTCAG TTTAACAGGGAAGCTGATGGTTCTTTGAAACCCCTTCCAGCTAAGCATGTTGATACTGGAATGGGTTTTGAAAGACTAACCTCTATCCTCCAGAACAAGATGAGCAATTATGATACTGACGTGTTCTTACCCATATTTGATGCTATACAAAAG GCAACTGGAGCTCGTCCGTACTCTGGCAAAGTTGGAGCTGATGACGTGGACAATATTGATATGGCCTATAGAGTTGTTGCTGACCACATTCGAACTCTGTCTTTTGCCATTGCTGATGGTTCTTGCCCAG GGAATGAAGGCCGTGAATATGTCCTCAGACGCATTCTACGTCGAGCAGTGCGCTATGGTACAGAGGTTCTGAAAGCGCAACAAGGATTTTTCAGTAG CCTTGTGAAGGTGGTGGTAGAAGTTATGGGTGATGTCTTCCCAGAGCTGAAGCAACGTGAGGCACATATTAGAGATATCATTGCTGATGAAGAAACTAGCTTTGGAAGGACATTGCTTCAT GGAATCGAGAAATTTAAGAAGGCAGCTCAAGAAGTTCAAGGGAAGCAATTTAGTGGTCAG GAGGCATTTGTCTTGTGGGACACTTATGGATTTCCATTAGATTTGACCCAG TTAATGGCAGAGGAACGAGGCTTGGTGGTTGATGTTGATGGTTTTAATGTTGCTATGGATGCTGCCAGGGAAAGATCAAGAAATGCTCAGAGCAAG AATGCTGGTGGTGCAATTGCCATGGATGCTGACGCTACTGCTGCATTGCACAAGAAAGGGGTCGCTGCAACAAATGATATTTTCAAGTTCACTTGGTCTCAG GATCACGAGAGTGAGATAAAAGCTATCTACACTGGAAGTGAGTTCTTGGAAAGTGCAGCAGCTGGGGATGAAGTTGGTATTATTCTTGAGAGCACCAGTTTCTATGCTGAACAAGGTGGTCAG ATATACTACACTGGTTCACTGGAAAGCCCCAGTGGCGCTTTTCAAGTTTGTAATGTTCAAATTTATGGAGGATTCATTCTTCATATTGGATCTTTCAGTGGACAGGCACACAAGTTCTCTGTTGGTGATAAAGTAATTTGTAAG GTTGACTATAACAGGCGTACATTGATTGCTCCCAATCATACATGCACTCACATGTTAAATTTCGCCTTAAAG GAAGTACTAGGTGACCATATTGACCAGAAAGGTTCCATTGTTCTTCCTGAAAAATTGAGATTTGACTTCTCTCACG GGAAGCCGGTAAAGCCAGAGGAGCTAAGAAAAATTGAATCCATTGTCAATGAGCAAATTAAGTCTGAATTGGATGTATACTCAAAGGAGGCAAAGCTGTCTGATGCTAAGAGTATAAAAGGTCTTCGAGCTGTCTTTGGTGAA GTGTATCCAGATCCTGTGCGGATTGTGTCAATTGGTCAGAAAGTGGAGGACCTTCTTGCTAATCCAGAAAATGAAGAATGGTCATCCTATTCTGCTGAGCTGTGTGGtg GAACACACATTTCTAATACAAGAGAAGCTAAGGCATTTGCTCTGATGTCTGAGGAGGGAATTGCCAAGGGAATCCGAAGGGTTACTGCTGTCACAACTTATCGTGCTTTTGAGGCCACTGATTTGGCATCCTCACTTGAACAGAAAGTAAATGAAGCATTCCAGACTGATGAAAGCTTGCTGGAAGAG AAAGTAACTTCTTTGAATGCTACCGCGGAGAGGGCACAAATTCCCACTGTTATGAAAACTGATCTCAAGGCCAAGCTCTCAGTCCTCCAG AATCAAGTTATAAAGGCCAAAAAGAAGATAGCTGCAGAGAATATACAAAAAGCCGTTAGAGCTGCCTCAGAAATGGCTGAAGCTGCAGCTTCTGGTGGAAAAGCATACTGCATCTTGCAGATTGGCGTGGGTTTGGACACTGCTGCAGTCCGTGAAGCAGTTGTCAAAGTCATGGAGCAGAAG GGTATGGCAGTTCTGGTATTCAGCAAAGATGAAGCTGCAAACAAAGTTTTAGTCTGTGCTGGTGTACCTGAGAAAGGTGACAAGTGCCAGCAGTTGAATGTTAAAGATTGGTTGAATGCAGCTTTGAAGCCCTTGGGAGGTAAGGGTGGAGGAGGAAAAGGTGGTCTCGCCCAAGGCCAG GCAACTGATATATCAAAAGTTGACGAGGCAATGGATGTTGCAGCATCATTTGCAGCTATGAAATTAAATTGA
- the LOC125860283 gene encoding uncharacterized protein LOC125860283 — protein MERKKSRKEGRKEVRTAKKHKKFDSWIQHQQTQKTRRTLPNSKPTHTVHSRKDSQVQRHEHFHSLNSKKDLDTSPRVVDSKADNRSLKRTDSRNKNLMATIELDIEVKNDLQASPRLESSKVENRSLKRKHASNKNSKTMFMEYLEMEKEGDAISADVDLRLERKLAKKLKVKNEKLQGDDDIDMLLEGIPSVVDCNSQLNESLEGTDADTSHKKLKKKTMDEVLEGKLVSEDGKFNPSCVSYVEHVDTDLQTKQKESKKMKRKKTKFEELLATEMRGQDISADEDLALERKLAKKLKVKRGKLLGDDDDMNNLFEGIPSLLDSFEDENTQLVGEAPRKRDKSSSNERSKEKRYNKEAQGEDHYQEEEQKAESTPYCTDVKAAAGSAAKENAKYVAPRLRSCLGNDSEEFAQIRRRLRGLLNRMSEANVESITSEISTIYQTVGRTFGSQIINEEVLASCSRGPRGNEQYAAVFAAFVAGMACLVGMDFGAKLLASMAKCFEDEYQNEDNLSVRNLTLLLSYLYTFGVCSR, from the exons ATGG AGAGGAAAAAGTCTCGTAAAGAAGGTAGAAAAGAAGTTCGGACGGCTAAAAAGCATAAGAAGTTTGATTCATGGATCCAACATCaa CAAACACAAAAAACCCGGAGAACGTTGCCAAATTCAAAACCAACACACACAGTGCATTCACGGAAAGATAGCCAAGTCCAAAGGCATGAACATTTTCACTCCTTAAATTCAAAGAAAGACTTGGACACTTCTCCACGGGTGGTTGATTCTAAGGCTGACAATAGGAGTTTGAAAAGAACAGATTCCCgaaataaaaatttgatggCCACTATAGAGCTCGATATTGAAGTTAAGAATGACTTGCAGGCATCTCCACGGTTGGAGTCTTCTAAGGTGGAAAATAGGAGTTTGAAAAGGAAACATGCctcaaataaaaattcaaagacAATGTTTATGGAGTATCTTGAAATGGAAAAGGAGGGAGATGCTATCTCTGCGGACGTAGATCTGAGATTGGAGAGGAAACTCGCTAAGAAACTCAAGGTGAAGAATGAGAAATTGCAAGGAGATGATGATATTGATATGTTACTTGAAGGGATTCCTTCTGTAGTTGACTGTAACAGTCAATTGAACGAATCTCTGGAGGGTACTGATGCTGACACTTCGCACAAGAAACTGAAAAAGAAGACAATGGATGAAGTTTTAGAGGGTAAACTGGTTTCTGAGGATGGAAAGTTTAATCCTTCATGTGTTAGCTATGTTGAGCATGTCGACACAGATTTACAGACCAAACAAAAAGAGtcaaaaaagatgaaaagaaagaagacaaaGTTTGAAGAGCTTCTTGCAACTGAAATGCGTGGACAGGATATCTCAGCAGATGAGGATCTGGCTTTGGAAAGGAAGCTTGCGAAGAAGCTCAAGGTGAAGAGAGGGAAATTACTTGGGGATGACGATgatatgaataatttatttgagGGAATTCCTTCACTTCTGGATTCTTTTGAGGATGAAAATACACAACTTGTTGGAGAAGCACCTCGAAAGCGTGATAAGAGCTCCTCAAATGAAAGATCTAAAGAGAAAAGATATAATAAAGAAGCGCAGGGAGAAGATCACTATCAAGAGGAAGAGCAGAAAGCTGAGAGCACTCCATACTGTACAGATGTGAAGGCAGCAGCTGGATCTGCTGCCAAAGAAAATGCAAAATATGTTGCTCCTCGCCTCAGGTCATGCTTGGGAAATGATTCGGAAGAGTTCGCTCAAATTCGTCGACGACTGAGAG GTCTTCTGAATAGGATGTCCGAGGCTAATGTGGAATCGATCACAAGTGAAATTTCCACGATCTACCAG ACTGTTGGTCGCACTTTTGGTTCTCAGATTATCAATGAAGAGGTTCTGGCATCATGTTCTAGAGGTCCGCGTGGCAATGAGCA GTATGCAGCAGTTTTTGCTGCTTTTGTTGCTGGCATGGCATGTTTGGTTGGGATGGACTTTGGCGCAAAACTTCTGGCATCTATGGCTAAATGTTTTGAG GATGAGTATCAGAATGAAGATAACCTCTCTGTTAGGAACCTGACACTTCTGCTCTCATACTTGTACACTTTTGGAGTTTGCTCAAGGTAA